aaccaatcccatcaccagtgtcaacttctctccaccagtgttcccagatttcctcTCCTACATGACGCCTCTGGCCCCAGCCggtccacacacacaccagtgccaCTCCGCCATCTTGAGAGATATCTTTCAAGTCtagtaattaatattaatatagaaATAGGAATTCTTATTTCTATAtctttgatttctgctctggttttcattttttccttccttccgaTAGTCTTTGAATTCATTGTTTTTGGTCCTCCAGATGCTTGAGGTTTGCATTTAAgttgttgattttatctttttattcttccCTAATGTAGGCCTGTATTGCTATGAGTTTTCCTCCAAGTATGGCTTTTGCTGTGTCCATATATTTTGATAACTTGTGTATTTATTATCATTAGtctcaagtaatttttaaaatctctttattGATTTCTCTTTGATTCAACTGTAATTTAGTAGTGTGTAGTCAATTTCTAGGTGTTAgagtttcttcatgttttcaatttttgattaatttctatctccaTACCATTGTAGTCTTATAGAATACTTagtatgatttttatgtttgggAATTTATGTAGGTTCATCTTATGTCCTAGTATGTGATCTATCATggagaatattccatgtgcactagagaagaatgtgtatttggctttttgaaGATGTAAGGTCTTGTATATACCCAGTAGTCTCAGCTCTGACAGTTCTTTATTTAGTACTCTTATGCCTTTACTAGCATTCTAGTTAGCTGGTCTCTCCAGTGGTGAAAGTACAATGTTGAAGTCCCCCCTGTTACTGTGAGTCAGTCATATGTTTCATTATACCTTATGAACTTTGTTGATTGATCCTATATTTGGtttgtatatattaataatagTTATACTTGATCTACTGGTCCTATAATTAATAGTGTCCACCGCtattatatatacaattattattatataaataactaTGTACTTGTTAACAAGTAACAGGCCATAATAGCAGAGTTGCACAGGTAGAAAAGCATACAGGCATGCTTGAAGACAAAAACAAGACAGCATTgatgacaaagaaaagaaaagcactagAATGAAAGAGAATCTAAGGTATTTAATGGATGACAGCAAGAGGAACAATCTCTAAATTATAGAAATACCCAAACTGAAGAAATCGGAAAAGGAAAGAACAAGTGATGGGAGAGACCAGAGCTGAGAACTTATCTACTCTCTGGAGGGAGGCTGATGTGGAGATTCAAAGAGCCAAAACCCAGACAggacaatgatacagtaataaaaatggtaaaacccaaagagaaagacagacttcTTAAAGCTTCTAGAGAGAACTGAAAACTTAAATGTAAGAAAAACAACATGAAAATCACAAACAGACCTCTCATATGAAATGGTACAGGAAAGAAAAGAGTGAAATGACATTCAAATTATTCACCTAAAAAATTTTCAGCTGAAAGTGCACTACCCTCCAAAGCTCTCCTTTAGGTGGGATgtaagaataaaaacattctcagacaaaagCCAACAACATTTTCCATAAGTAAACGGACTCTGAACGAATTACTGAAATACCATTATGTAAGTCAAACACCTAATTGTAGAAGCTTATGCAACCGTCCAGaataaaatgatagtacagcccTTTATGTCAATGGTTTCTCTGAACTCTCCCATCCATAGACACAGAATGGCAGAaaggatcagaaaacaaaatccataCATTTGCTGCTTACAGGAAACACGTCTAAAATCAGAAGATATAAATAGTGTCAGActgaaagaatggaaaacaaacatACAAGCTAGTGgtaagcagaaaagaaaatggcaCATCGATAATAATGTCATACGAAACAGCATTCATGGTAAAGAAAGTACTTAGATGGGTATTATGGGTCTcacaatttcagtgttgttgaccatgtgatttgaatatttaactctatcattccttaacgtgtggagagtggccctgagcatggctgtggctgggttctggaggtcttcgactgTTAGAGCTCtggtcagggtggggagggaaactcaacctgccctgctccgaggttccccagtgaagacagccagacatggaggcaagagactgcatgaaggaaacagcagaggaacccaggtgtgtgggacacaaggctgagatctccaagtctgctcggatcgggactcggcctcctccacccagaccccccattttccagtagcttggcagccacacccacaaactgcccttgtgctatgtaatcccatcaatggccaagatccagagactataaaacaacgcacCCGGCCGagcgacattttatagcctagttttccctctcagagaacctggcaggtACAGAGAGTCTCACCTGTcatgaataaaacatttaaaacaattctGTATTAGTATATTTTGGAGTTGATATGTAATAGATTAAAAACTGCATATGTAAATTTCTCCATTAATGTCATATAAACACTGTATTTACAAAGTTGTAATTTGTTATAGGCAATCAATATTTGAACACAAATCCCACTATCAGTACACCTTCTTTCTATcactgtctccaattttcccaaccacccataAGTCTTCCCTATAGCAGGCCCTCTTTAACTTGTTTTATATTGCATGTTGTCAATAATTGGCTAACAGAATGACCGAaagatgtttccttagaagaaagttagggaaaattgttgtatctcaacaTTAGGCCactaagtccttgtataagaggttATTAAGATGTTCTTACATCTTAATAATTACTAAGTACACAGGCAATATTCTTACATCTTAataatcactgaatcactgtatcactgtaatcccactgctcatcaatttgctcaagcgggcaccagtcacgtctccattgtgagacttgttgttactgtttttggcatatcgaatacaccacaggtaacttgccaggctctgttgtggagccgagatactctcagtagcttgccaggctctccaagagggacagaggaatcgaacccgggttgaccgcatgcaaggcaaatgccctaccctctgtgctatcacataAATTaaggccattaagtccttgtataagagattattacgATATTGTTACATCttaataatataaacaatattataaatatataaacacaagccttttgtgtttatattttgttaatcaagggTTGGTTACCGTCTACGTTACATCCCATCCCACCTGGTGTGCTACtattggtttatcagtgttgtagatttTGGCATCAAATATGGCTTCACACTCCAAGAAGTCtggaatttttaactgggtgacagGGCTAGAAAtcaatttttaactgggtggtgactttggggtgtaTGCGTGAGTTTTGAGGCTATCAAAAGTAAAGACAGATGGGGAGAGGTACCCCATCCAGACTCCACTGAaagactggagatttcagttataaAACCTGCACCCTTGaatttttcagcaggttaatttctgggGGAGGCTTGCTCCTGAGGCATTGGATtctggccaggggcatggtgCAGTTTTGGAGTGTGGGAACAATTGGCTCTCAGGGCACTGTTTGGGCAGACATTGGGTTGAGCTATCCCCCTCAGAGTGCCCCATCTCACTCAGTCATGTGTGGGTgtctaaaaaaacaaatatgtcatttgttgatctcttttgaggtttatttatgaatctctcaATCATGACCTCCAGATGGCACCAGAGGTAGTTCCTTGCTCTTCTTTTCACcccttttaggtactgtggttcATAATACTGTTTTTGATAGAGTATTATCACATCATTTTACCTTCCTTCAGCACTTAGTTGGGTCTAGATGACTacttccacttccctccatctttgtcatagtgatcccttccctgacCAATACCATCACCTATTCGTCTACCCTGCCAGTTGTAAATTGATTATAAGGAGCAGctttcctgctcttcatttctattgcctttgtgCTTAGTTATTTGATTTCAACATAActcaggaagaaagagcccacataaagaACCTAACTACAAATTTCAaggaacttgaaaataaaaaataaaaggagcctAAATCAgtcaggcaggaggaagaaataataaaacttggaatAGACCCCCATCTCTTTGTGTTTCCCATAGcctagcagtcatgcccataaactatctctggtgccaaataagcacattaatggccatgatccagagactcgcaAATAGAGCTCTTGGTAGAGAGCAACAGAATGAGATGCTGCAGAGAGGCCTCCAGACCCTACAGTCaccatacattaaaaaaatttaattaacttcATGTGTATtaccatattaaaaattttagaattcctggattaATATTTCATAACCTACACCACTGATTTACCAGGAGTAGTACACCATATTTGGTGTGGTGTAAAGTAGAGGGCAACCAATCTAGGgagaaaaatatatctaaaagcacacaaggctcaacctttaataacatgttagtaatctagtatacaagggcttaatggcttcagagtgaaatacaacaatcttcacacactttcctctaaggaaacttttggatcatttttaaaggattatttataacaagcaatactaaACAAATtgtttaggttctgctttggggacagggtttTGTGGTTCGGGGTTGAAACTTTCAAAATATAGtgataggaaggtgtaatggtggtgggattggtgttggaatattaaatgtaataaattattatgaacaactttataaaaataaaattaaaaagtaaaataactatTTCAATGATTAAAATGCAGAAAACTATGTTATGCTATTGCAatgaaaatgaaggaaggaaaagatgGAATATGTAATAGACAGAGAGATCAGCTCCCCCATACCAAATAAATAGTCATAtgggaaattaaaaaacttagagcagaaagtGAAACCCATGAAAACTGATCTAAAAGATTAGTGAAAGCAAGAACTGATTCTtagggaaaaaaactaaaatcaataaatcactagcaagtctcacaaagagaaagagaaagagagacagagagagggagaggaagagagaaagagagagcctaATGAACTGAATCAGAAATCGAAGAGGGGGCAACACAACaaacaccacagaaattcaaGGAAACACCAGATATTACAGTGAAAATGTTGATGTCTTGAAACAAATACTTTTCCTAATGAATTTTACATTGTGTACTTATGACTCTGTGGTTTTTACCTCTTCTTGAAGTTCcaaaatttgatttaatttttctctccaaaGCAAGTGTATCTTGGAAATGTTGATGCCATTggaggtacatggagaaaaaggtttcaattagaaaaaacagaaacagcaatTATGAGGTGATGTTTCTTTAAAAGCAAACAGTTCCTTTATTAGCTCCACCCTATCTGAGCTTTCTGTGTCAGAGTTCTCGGAGCATGTGAAGAACTTTTCCTCAGAGTTACAGCCAGTGCATCTGCTCAAAGAGCTTGTTGGAAGAAAGTTTGAGGATTCATCAACTCACTAAAAAGGTAAGCCTGACTGATCCAGAGCcatagaggggtgtgtgtgtgtgtgtgtgtgtgtgtgtgtgtgtgtgtgtggtggggggtagaACTGAGGAGTTAACTAGGAAGCAGAATAGAACCCAGGAAGTCTCCACAGTCGGATGGAATTTGTTCTGAGAAGAAACGAGGTCCATTTCACAGCACAGCAAAGAGGATTATGAATAATTGTGATGTTTCCGGGGAGCGAGAAGAACATATCATTGAGTATGATATCCATTGCTCATGGTGAACTGAGCACCAGATGGCTTTGGtgcaggagaagggagggaacaAGTGGCGGTTGGCACCTCCACACAGCGTATATCGAGCTGAACAAACCTTCACTAATTAATGGAATTTAATTCAGGCGATCTTAAGATAGATACTGACACTGCTAAGGTAGACAGACATTTCTCTCTAACAAGTCATCATTTCCCCTTTGTATGAAATTTGTATCCTCAGGAAGGTCTTAGAGCTGGAGGACAGTTTAGAAAACACTCAGAAATTAGTACTAAAATTAAGTTAGAATTCCACAGAACTTTCTGTGTCAACATGAGTATGTCATTAGTGGTAGATGAAATACAAAACTCTGTTAGTTgagttttcaatatttaaaagagAGCATCTATGTCACTGAGAATAGAACCCACAGTGTCAGGATTTGGAGTCCTATTCTAAAGAAAGCACACTTTGGAATCCCTCCTCACTGCGTTCCCTAACTCCAGCATCACTACCTCTTCATTCTCTTGGAAAGACTATATAGACTTCCCCTGCCAATTTTCTCCAATCTATCTTTGATTTGACATCAAATAAATTTAGAAGCATAGATCCAGTAGAAAACTAAGTCAGTCGACAGAGTGAGTATGATAGAGTGGACAGATTATGAAATAGATACTACCCTGTCCAACACTTACTAGCCCAGTGAACATGGGCAAATTTATCAGCATTTTAAAATGCCATACTCGCTATTTTAAACAATTTGAAAACTTTAATTAGCCCTCTATAAACTAGTTTTTATTGGAGAAGCAAATGAGTTGTTTACCAAGACATTCAGTATACATTGCACACATGTATATTTAAGAAGTGTTATTTTTGATGCTGTAAAATTGTTAAACCTAACTCAGAAATAAAAACGAGTAACAGGAGGAACTGTAATCCcatcttaaaaattataattattattttatttcaaggcacaactctcttttaaaaatatattattaggaACATTTGGCTTTCCCTGATCatctcacttaaaaaaattaaggcaggggctggagtgatagcacagcgggtagggcgtttgccttgcacgcggccaacccgggttcgaatcccagcatcccatatggtcccctgagcaccgccaggagtaattcctgagtgtagaaccaggagtaacccctgtgcatcgccgggtgtgacccaaaaagaaaaaaaaaaaattaaggcaaagCTGAAAACATTGGAAGATGTAAAACTCTGTAATTCTTATATTTAACTTATTCTGAAGAGTTTGACTCTTGTTTAttctgtgatattttaaaaataaattagcatttaGTTCAACAGATTTGGATAGTgtgcattttattgattttgtgcTCAAATTATCGAACATGCTTTCCAGTACCTGGGCTTTGTGTGAATGTCTGAGGAGATATTGAAGTTTGATAGTTTTGTGTAGGGGTCCTGCATAGGTACTGTTGTGAATTCCATGAGAAGAACAAcgtgtttgcttgtttctttgatgttcactgtgtcactgtatcactgtcatctggttgttcatcgatttggccTCCAATACTGTagtattgggaaagatgagtaaggagaggctgctaaaatctcagggctgggacgaatggagacaatactggtgcccgcgctTTGATgttgtagcactttagcactgtcctcctgttgttcatccatttgttcaagtgggcatcagtaacgtcttccttgtgaaacttgttgttactgtttttggcatgtcaaatacaccacgggtagcttttcagcctcggccatgtgggcggtatactctcggtagcttgccaggctctctgaaacggatggaggaatcaaaccctggtaagccgcatgcaagacaaacaccctagccgctgtgctatttctccacccTCTCTTTGATGTtagcaatattaaaaaattaatataattttaatattaaaattgctGGAGAGTAACCTATTTGTTAATTAAAATCTTAAACTATAAAACCCTAACCTCATCATTCCTTTCCATTTATTAAATGGAATAATCCCTCTCAATATTTGTATGAGCTatggtgatattttttaaaatctataattaCCTCTATTTTGAATAGTCAGAATGATAGGATATTTCCCATGCAAACTTTACAAGAACTATTTGTCTCCATATAAGAAGATTGTATTTCTAAGAATTACTCTTAGGGCATTTGACAATTGTAATTCTTCAAGGTGCCCAAATGTCCTCATCTTTTCCCAAATAGAGGCTTTTCACATCATTTcttgaattcttttatttaacaCCCTTATGGGTTTATTCTCATAGCATCTTTGCTTTGTATTGTGATTAACATGATCTAGGTTAAACTCAAGTGTTATGCTCTTGACTTATAATCAGTTCTTTCTTTGAAGATCCTTAATTTCCCTACCCATTTGGAGAAAATTGGGGAATTGCATTTTAAGATGACAATCTATGAATTAAGAGTTCTCAGGACTACAtggattatattatttttatgtctattttattGGAATTCAAAGTCACATAAAAAAGCACACAGCTAAAAATCATTTGGTAAAAGATATTTAAGAAtctttgcaggggctggagcgatagcacagcgggtagggcgtttgccttgcacgcggctgacctgggttcgatccccggcatcccatatggtcccccaagcaccgccaggagtagttcctgagtgcaaagccaggagtaacccctgagcatcgctgggtgtgacccaaaaagcaaaaaaaaaaaaaaaaaaaaaaaaaaagaatctttgcaGAATTTTGTCTTAGTGCAATTCTTAGTGATAGACGATAAAAGTACTGCATCTTTCAGATACTTGGACCAACTAACTGTGCttgtttaatttacttttatttttatttgaatttaatttactcTTGTATTAttgtttaaacaatttttaagattGTATGTTTTAGACAGTTTTGCATAAGTTGTATAAGTTAAGACAGTTTTAAGATCAAGTCTTTGAATCTATGTATTATGGAAGAAATTTAGTTTTGTATTTCAATTCCTGACAATGTTTATCAATAatctaaaaataagaaacaatatatttacaaagattttatataatttattacagtgaaacaataataaaactatatgttcttttattctcttcactttttttctctAGTGAAAATTTCTCCTGGAAATCTCTTCATAGCTATATAGAAATACTTCTCattactttttatgtttttttgtatttcaatTTGTGTAAATCACAACAAATCCTATTTTACATAACAGTCCCTATTTGTCGACTATTAATTTTGTGTCTTTTGTTGTTATAAAAACTCAAATAGCCTTGTACAAACTTCTGTGTATTTTGTCAATTTAGGTTTGATAAATTCTAAAATGGATCGATTATCAAAGAGATAATGCATATGGATTTTAGAGAGAAATTGCTAAATTCTCCTACATGGGTTTTGGCTTATTCTTGAAAGCCCTTCCATGTAGAGGAGGGTCTGCTCCCTTAAACCTTTATAAACCACTTGCAATCAGTTTTAGTGATATGGAAAGCTTGAAAGTaagaagaaagtaagaaatagTTGCATATtgtaaatagcacagcaggtagggtgtttgcctttcacgccataggaccggggttcgattcttctgtacctctcagagagcccggcaagctactggattatcccacccacacggcagagcctggcaagctaccttggtgtatttgatatgccaaaaacagtaacaagtttcacaatggagacgttactggtgcccgcttgagcaaatcgatgaacaatgggacaatagtgatacagtgctattttttaattgtagtgtgatttttttcctctattgTGAGTGGACACTAACATTCTTTTACATATGTAAGGCATACTGCTCCTCTTTCCCAATTCTTTGTTGATAGTATCTTATTTTATCcccaatttttgttcttttctctgtttttttgttaGAATGTAGGAAAATGAACCTTTAAAATTTGActtaattgggctggagccataggcgGCTGGTTcggggaggccacgcccctttgaggccacgcctccTGACGTAAGGACACGCCCCCACAATCTGGGCGGGACCGTGTGAATTAGGGCGGCGCTGAGGTTGACTGGCAGCAGCggcaaagtgggggtgggggtcctgaaGAGCCCAAGCCGCAGGCCGCcgacttgggggcagtttctcgcAGGGCCGCCGCTAACTTATATTCAACAGTGTCAATATTCTGCCTTTACTGGGACCAATGTACACTAGAGACAATCACAGGgaaaattttaggaaagaaaGTAACTAAGAAAAGAGGGCGTGAGAGTAGTTTCCTCGCACAACatcactctttcctctctccccccttcctgcaGGCCAGGTGCCCTGTGGGTGCAACCCTGCCGTGGACCATGGGCGACCCTCTGTTGGACGACCCTCAATCCTGCGCCGTGAGGATTGTCCTCGTAGGGAAAACAGCAAGTGGTAAAAGCGCCACCGCCAACACCATTCTCGGGGAAGACAAATTTGTTTCAAAAATGTCTGGCGCCTCTGTAACCCCAAAATGCCAGAAAGCGTTCCGGGAGTGGAAGGGGAGGAACATCCTCGTCGTGGACACCCCGGGGTTCTTTCACACCACGGAGAAGATGGACACCATCTGCAGGGAGATCAGCAAGTGCGTCCTCTTCTCCTCCCCGGGCCCTCACGCCTTCATCCTCGTGCTGCAGCTCGGCCGCTACACTGAGGAAGAGCAGCAAGTCTTTGCCATGGTCAAGGCTCTCTTTGGGGAGTCGGTCACCAGGCACATGATCATCCTGTTCACTCGCAAAGAAGACTTGGGGGACACAAGCCTACCTGACTTCATAGCACAGAACAGCGTGAGCCTAAGAAGCATGATCAAAGAGTGTGGCAGCCGCTGCTGTGCCTTCAGCAACAGAGCAGCGAAGGCTGAGAAGGAAGCTCAGGTGCAGGAGCTGATGCAGCTTGTAGAGAAAATGATCCTTAGCCAAGGTCACTTCACTGATAACATATATGACAAGATAGAGGAAAGGCTGAACAAGGCTGAGGCCTTGATCAAAATTTTTGATAGTCAGTTGGAAAGGGAAATTTCTCTAGTAGAAGAAGACTATGTCAATAAGTCAcaggaagaaaaagagcaaaaaatacaTTTGCTAAAAGAGCGACATGCTGCCCGAATAAGAAATGTAAGAGAAGAAGCTGAAAAGCCGAAGGTGACAAGGCTTTTCAAATCctttttttaacaattaaaataaattttcactgtACCTCCAACACAAGGTCCCTTTGATGACAGTGGGAGGGTGTCTGTGGTGGAATAAGCATAGTTACTGACACATTGTTGTATACTGTGAAAATTTAACTCCTAAGTTGTGGACATAATCATTTTCTAAGTTAATCCATATGCATGAAAACTCATCTTGCTCTCATTAGTCACTGAGGAGCTTACATGGCTAACCAAACTGAAAAAGATGCAACTAAGTATATTTTTTCCCGCATCAAATGACTAAGACTATGATCAATTTTATACCTCCAAACTCCATTCCAGTGTGTCAACAATAGTACACAAGATTCCCACCAATCTGTACTAACACAAAACACTGCCCCATTCTGACGAGACACGGGAATACGTCATAGTTACAGTCACATGGTCAAGAACGAGATTGATTTCTTCTACACTGCTCAGGTCAGAGCACACTTTCCTGTCACTTAACCAGGGAGTCAGTCCGAAAGGTCCTGGCAAGGTCCATGGGTAGCAAAGGGGTTTCGAGTcaacagagttacaaagttagcACACATGGGTCCCATAAATCCTTGGGACAAACCTTCAAAAATGAAGAGACTGGACCAGAGAGATTTAGTGGTAAGTTTAGTGGTAAGTGACttaccatctggtcccctgagcatggtcaggagtgatcctgagtgctcagccaggagtaacccctgagtattgccagatgtgcccccccccacatacaaGTTATTAGAAGTAATGTATGTCAATACCCAATGCAATGAACAGTCTATGCAAGGCACGTGCATAGAATGTGGGGGATCAGTGAGCGAAATAGAGAAGCTTAATTCACTGCAACTCATGGAGGCTCTGAATCTTACCTTCCCATGACAATGAATGCTTTCTCTTTAGCATCAGGGCTGCACAGTGACTGGCAGGAGtctaaacctctctctctctctcttgatcttTCTCTGCCAAAGTCTTTACACAAATGTTTGGTGATACATTGTTATAGTTAATGAAATTTTCCTCCTTCTGTGTTACTCAATACTATCATTCACACAAATAATGCAATTATAAGGTAACTCACTCCTTTGTCCATTAGTTACAGTGGATTTCACATGGTTAAATAAACCAGTATATGTGAAATTATacgcatgtacacatgtgtgtattaTTCACAGAAACATGCACTTATATTATTTGAATATGATATGACAGTTGGAATAATAAtcatatagcacagtggtagggtgttcgctttgcacatggctgacccgtgtttgaatcctccacccctctcggagagcccaacaagttaccgagagtatcacgcccgcatggcagagcctggcaagctatccctggtatattcaatatgtcaaaaacagtaacaataattctcacaaagaaacgttactggtgcccacttgagcaaatcgatgagcaatggaatgactgtgactgactgtgactgtgactgtgactatgATAACACACATAGTATTTGttgtaagaaataattttaaatctagTAATGGGGGAGAGAAGGGTTGCTGGTAGTAGTGTTTTCTTTTAAGTGAAACTGATCTGAAtagtttttgaaaacaatattgcCTGAAAAagaggggaccaaacccagacacccatccctacccaagataaatacctcaccggccgacccccactacctccactacccagccaccgccacgctcctggccgctctccggacacaccataagacacttaatacccaaatttctgcaccatatttgatgaggttcaaatatggtgtgaaccatgtgaacacctctaagggcaactGGAAACCACCTTAAAcggctccatccctctcggagagcctggcaagctactgagagtaccctgcccgcacaacag
The nucleotide sequence above comes from Sorex araneus isolate mSorAra2 chromosome 1, mSorAra2.pri, whole genome shotgun sequence. Encoded proteins:
- the LOC129403299 gene encoding GTPase IMAP family member 7-like, which translates into the protein MGDPLLDDPQSCAVRIVLVGKTASGKSATANTILGEDKFVSKMSGASVTPKCQKAFREWKGRNILVVDTPGFFHTTEKMDTICREISKCVLFSSPGPHAFILVLQLGRYTEEEQQVFAMVKALFGESVTRHMIILFTRKEDLGDTSLPDFIAQNSVSLRSMIKECGSRCCAFSNRAAKAEKEAQVQELMQLVEKMILSQGHFTDNIYDKIEERLNKAEALIKIFDSQLEREISLVEEDYVNKSQEEKEQKIHLLKERHAARIRNVREEAEKPKVTRLFKSFF